CCAGACGTATCAGTACGTGCGCTGGAGCACGGAGTTCCTCACCGAGTCCGGCGAGCGCATGAAGCGCGAGGGCCAGCACACCGCGCTCGCGGACCTGTTGCTCCAGAAGTCGCGCGAGGAGAACGGCCACGAGAAGTGGTTGCTCCAGGACCTGGCGGCGCTGGGCTGGACGAAGGAGCGGGTGGAGCGCGCGCCGGTCTGCTCCGCGGTGCGCGCCTACGTGGAGTGGAACCGCTTCACCACGCTGTCGGGTGTGCCCACCGCCTTCCTGGGCACGGCCTACGTGCTGGAGTACCTCTCCGTGAACCGGGCCACGGACGCCAAGGACCGGCTCATCGCGGACAGCGGCATCCCCAACATCCACAAGGCCGTCCTCTTCCTGCGCGGCCACGGCGCCGCGGACGGCGACCACGTGGCGGAGCTGGAGTCGGTGCTGCGCACGCTCACGTCCCCGGAGGAGCAGGCCGCGCTGCTGCTCTCCGCCCGCACCACGCGCGCCCTGTTCCCGAAGTTCTTCCGGGCGCCCTGAGCGCGACTCCGGACCTCCTCACCCCGGCTTCTGCCTCCAGGCGGCCTGGTAGAGGAGGTCCGTGCGGCTCTCGATGCCCAGCTTGGGGAAGATGTTGCGCAGGTGCGTCTTCACCGTGTTGAGCGTCAGGCCCAGGTCCTCGGCGATGGTCTCGTTCGTCCAGTTGCTGAGGACCCCCTGGACCACCTCCACCTCGCGCCGGGAGAGCTTCAGGCGCCACGCCTCCGGCATCGGGATGGCTCGCGAGCACTCCTGCAACACCAGCACCCAGGGATGGCTGCCGCGCTGCTCCGGCAGCTCCACGAACGTCACCTTCAGGTCGTGCTTCCCCCCGGA
This genomic window from Corallococcus caeni contains:
- a CDS encoding iron-containing redox enzyme family protein, with product MCKQPRHEQTAKTDWLDSLRHEARMLVRELDATPGAQRLFEGRIRQDDYAYYLIQTYQYVRWSTEFLTESGERMKREGQHTALADLLLQKSREENGHEKWLLQDLAALGWTKERVERAPVCSAVRAYVEWNRFTTLSGVPTAFLGTAYVLEYLSVNRATDAKDRLIADSGIPNIHKAVLFLRGHGAADGDHVAELESVLRTLTSPEEQAALLLSARTTRALFPKFFRAP